Within the Gossypium raimondii isolate GPD5lz chromosome 12, ASM2569854v1, whole genome shotgun sequence genome, the region TTCTAAAGAGTTAAGCAGTCgaaattataatttatcttcttttaaatttcaaaatattaatagtgtGGACATTGCTATGCAATATGCAGAAAGATGTGATAATATCATTAATCATCTAAGATGTGGACATTTATCTTTAATGTTAGTAcccaaattaataattttaatggttgaaAGACCAAGTCCAAACCTCTCaagtaattgaataattatCTCGTCAATTTACTAATACCATACTGTAAACTTcataattaaaagtaatataaaataataatatatgccaaacaacataataattataaaaaaaattatatttttgtgttaATATTATCTAGTTGGCACTAGCGACCACAAATTGCTTTGTATTTTCTATACACCTTAACCACACAACTACATACAAGAAGTCATTTTCTTGATATTTCCCTTGTCATCCAAACAAAGATAATGAATCTCATTTTCTGTCCCTCATTTCTTTccattaaattttcattgataCTTTCCTtcccttaaaattttcatgaaccAAACAAAGCCTTAAAATTACAGAGAAACCACCCCCAACGAGGGTATCAATATGATTTCCTAAGTCCACAATTGCTCCTAATCTCATGTGAGacttaaataccaaaattgaaAATCGGTAACTAGATAAAAACTGCAAGTAGAACCAAACCTGCGTTCTCAAGGTGAAATAAGAAAAACTGAAACCGAAGGCATCATGCTTGACAAGATTGCAAACTACTCTAACACCGGCTATACTTCAGAAATAGAGAATTAATGTAAGGTTGAGAATGAGAAGAGTTGAAGACTCTTTTATTGCATCAAAACTCGAAAACGAGTCATGTGAAAGAATAAACTATAACGGTAACAACTAGAGTAATCCAAGGAGGATACGGCAGTCccagatttaaataatattttactcaAAGTCATGTAGAAAACAAATCCATGTACTTAAAAGGTCCTAATTCTCCCAATCATAATCAGGTCCAAAATgtatggaaaaatatattttcccctaatcatatcaaataataaagtTATAATGGTAACAATTAAAGTATTCCAAGGAGGATAGGGCGTTCCagaattaaataatgtttagacAAAGTCACATGTAGTCACAAATCAAAGTATTTAACAGAATCTTAATTCTCCTTATCATAACCAGGGATAAAATCTAAGGTCAAATATATTTTCTCCTAATCATAATGAACATTTGATATCGATCAAGAAGTTAAAAAGTAGTGATTATGATTAAATAAGCAAGTATAAGTTGTGTGCATTAGAAAACATTATTTGCATCTTTGCATGTAAAGCGGGAAAAAGCTAAGAGTTTTTGTTTTTACCCCCATGCGGATTGTGGGTGTTGATGCAATTTGTGATAGAAAGGGTCCAATGCTTTGGGCCATTGGCACAAGAACAGGTGAGAACAATGGGATAGCTACACTTGCTTCCTgtgagataataaaataattcttatTTCATAAAAGGAGTTACATGGCAGCTATAGTAGGACAATGTATAAGTTGTCAAATgcagaataaaaaagaaaaaccaacaTAAGATCTGCTGAGCAGTTTCAACCTTAAGGGAAACAAGAAATATGCAAAGTGAAGGTGATAAATCTCATCTATTTGCTTCAGCTGAGATAGTAGAGACAGTAAAGAAAAGGGGGAAAATGAATCTTTTACTCGTATTTTGCTAGGTcgtttgacttttaacttttacTACAAATCAGCTTCATATGCAAGTTGTAAGGAGAAATCTTTTTGATAGACCACTTTGATTTGGGAATATGTTGACACTTCCATAATCACACATATCTAACCTTATCTTTTAGTAGCTTTAGACATGCATAATGAGAAGTTCAAATACCTTGTTGTTGAATGCCATTAATACATTGCCGCTCCTTTGCAAGCCATACCTTGAACCTGTACAATGAATTCATTAATCTAATAACTGCAAACAAAAGCAGGCACATCTGGGGATAAATAGCATGCAAGAAGATAATAGTAATACCAATCAAAAGGTGGATGACAGAACCCAAAGAATGGCCGATACCAAATGTAGGAAGATCATGCACCTGTGTGATGAGCACAAAGTcacctttttaatttctttcaaaaatgaATTCGGAAAAGGGTGGAGAAGGTATTCCAATTGGAAGAATATTTATTTGGAAGATTATATTAACAACTTACTGTTTCTTGTAGAAACCGTAAACATCTATCAAATTTGAACTGGACTTCATCAGCAATGAAGAAGTAATCAAACCCGCTAGCATACGGTGTTGCAATCACCAAAACTCCCCTAGATTACAGAAAAGGTTAAATAGTGAATTCCCTTAATTCTCAGTAAGATAACCCAATTAGGCTCTAGCTTCAGCAAGATTATATCGCAGTTTAGGTCAAAAGGCAGAACAAAGATAGCATGAACTATAAACTGGGTGCTAAAATGAATGTGTCaaaaagatttcaaaaataattacaaacagtACAAGACATACATGCATTAGCAATGTCAAATATTTGGCGCCAACAACCTCTTGCCCTGGTGGCAAGAGCAACATGTTGTAGGTATGACCCCATTCCCTCCcccaattatcaaaaaaaaaaatgtcaaatataaGGTAAGCAGGCACTGAGTACTAACGATAACACTTACTTTTCAGAAAGGCGCTCCAGAAACAAACGATAGGTAAGCTGAGGAGCAGCTCCAACAAATATACCACCAATAAAATGAACGACTGATTTAGGTTTTGAGCCTTTCGGTTTAAGAATCCATGCTCCCTGGATGCATCAAAAGCAAGCAAAAGGGTGAGATGCTGAACATGAAGAAGTTAAAAAGAAGGCTATTTTCTCAAATGCATAAAAGAATTTGACAGCTTTAAGTGTTTCCTCGGTGTTCTATAATCAAGAAACCCAAATCAAAACTTAGAAAAGTAGAGCATAACAAATCGCGTATGCATAATTCGACAAAGTGcgttgaagaaaatgaaaactaaaatcaaataaaaacctCGACTTGGCTCCAATCACTTGAACTACCCCAAGCACCTTGAGATTGCCTTACAGTGTCCGTGAGTAACCTGAAAAATACATCAAGAGAAGGAAAGTTAAGCCTCAAGGAACTGGAAGAACAGAAAAAGACATAATCATGTTTATACCTCTCAATATCGCGATAGAGCTGAAGAGAAGAGGACTGTGTCTGGCTGTTTCGATTGGAATCATCGTAGTTACAGAAGATTCTAGGAGTAAAACGAGGATGAATAGGATATGGCAGAGGAGACTTGAGAGCAGATTCAGAGAAGCATCTAAGAAATCCAGTTCTGCGGGAATGAAACTGAAAATGAATTGGGGTTGGAGCCAAAACGCAATGAGCCATATCTTTGAGGATGTGTGTCGTCGGCTTTTCGCTGGAACGAGTATATCGTTGGTAtactattcttttcttttttctatttttaaatatcattttactTGTGGGTTGTaaacagaaaaattaataaatcctcaaaaataaatattaaaattatgaaaaaattattttaaattttacacattttatcttatttggaaaaaaattaaattttaaattaattttactaagtTTTTCAGTAATTCCTTTTAGCTCTCATCTTATTTTAGTCGATTTCAATACGATATTTTTGTTTGGATTGCCATTTTAGTATTGCTCTTAGACTTCTTATGTTAGGAtacaaatcaattaataaatatcatTATGTGTTTTAACAATATCTCTACATGCTATTTGTTGAAATCTTTataagataatataataataaaataagtaaataaaattggattaattgatattatttttcattcagTGATAATAACTTTTAtctatttatcatttttcacatttttataaaaaattatcaaatatttttatttgaattattaaaggtatgtaaaaatattaatcaattgaaaatattagggtaataaagattatttttgttttcagagGTTCGAATTAGAGTAATTACCTCGGTAGTTATAAACACATCTAATTATCTTATGGATTTCCAAACAATTATACATTAATCGactttaagaaattatttttatacaaatttaagttataaaattatattataagtatGAATGTTTAGGATGgttataacaaaattttctaaatttatattataaatattgaaaatttatgttataaaataatttatatttattttataaagtaataacaaaaatatattatttaaatcctaaatgTAATACCTCTTACCCGAGTCAAAAACTAAACCTGGCTAACGAATATCACAATTGAGTATTGAATCACTTTCATTCTAAACTCATTTTATTGATTTCATTTCACTTTATAAACTACTTTAATTTCCAATGATTCAAGTACATTCCCACTATATTTGACCTTAGATTCTTACTTCTTTATTATTCATGTTAATTTACTAttgttatttcattattttcctcctcctctccattccatatctaatatgtatatacatataaaagaacaaTTGACTTTAAATACATTATACATATGCAAAATTTAgtcaataatatattaaaatcgaACATTATATTTTCCTTCACAAATAAAAcatgaatatgaaaatatttctaAGACTACCTTTCTTCTTAAATTATCATCTCCAAAATCAAACTATTcacactaatatttattttatgattttcatattttaacatagttatttaatctataaaacttaaaacttaacCACTTAAAATAGTGTAGTTCATTGCATATgatcacatttttatttatattttattcgtCAGAATTGATAATCAAGTTccgtttaaaatttttgaaacaagaCATCTCGtccttaatataaaaattgtgagcaaaattttaaatcaaaccaattaatacaatttttttcttcaaatcttCCCTTGTTTTGCTGCCAGGCAGCTCTTCTccactaaaattatttatcttttagtgcataatttatataatgttGATGTTTGTTTCAATTGAAATtagactcattaatattttaatacatattaagTTCATCTTCTAattatttctatcaattttaatgattttcaaagTCTCAATAGGGAACTCAAAATCAATCCGACGTTgtctcacttaaatttatttatcgaTAATCTACAATTCTTTCTTCTATATAAAACTAGGCTAATTgacttcaatttaatatttggtTCAACCTctaactaattttttataatttttgtgaattttcaaagttgacccacaattattatttttttcgaaACAACTTACGTATTCTTAAAAGAAATTGCTTTCTCAATTTCTACAACTAAGTATTAATCATTGACACCTTACTCCATGATTTTTATTACATACCAATACACTTAACTTACCATAcaattcattttagtcctttgaaAAACAACTAGAATTCATTAGAGTGCTTATCTCCTTTTAGCTAGAATTTTCACTTCCTTAACTTCACCACTTTCTTTTCTCATCTTTGTCATCTCGTTTCCTTCCTCTACAAAATTCTCCATTGCTTTCTCTTCACTGACATGTTAAGaacacaaaattttatataataaaactctaatttaacattattttcatgctatttcaataatatcaaacttaaaaacatgacaaaatcagatgttcttaccttgcccTATTGATTCAAGCCTTAgtttgattttctctctcctccaacttcAATTATCTTGAATCCAAGATGATATTCATACTCATCATAGTCTTCTAGTTACTTTTCCCTCTTGGaggctatggaaattcttttaatttctaggtgaaaatgataattttttatgaaaatgaccaaattgaataaaattcataatttctttttctcccATGATGGACAACAACATggtgaaaaatatataaattttcttttattttcctcattatacttaataataaagtaattaataaaatattctaaaataaaataataaaatatttaaccaaTCATTATTCAACACCAAATAACCCTTAATtattaacatgaaaatatatgatGTTTATCTTATGTGAACAATGATCATTTTGCTCTTGAAACATCTCAATATTCATTTTTAGGTCATTTCTcacttttggtaaaattacaatttaggatccgtttgtttacatgtaaaatattttacggaAATGATTTATAGGTCAACGTAAAATAAAcgaccaaaataccaaaaagagccttttttttaattacataaataggtcaaattttttgaaaatttacgagAATAGGCCGATTTTGATAAAACGCTTCCAGATGGAAACGTTTTCAGGGAAAACTCAGAAAAACACTTCCAGTTGGAAGCGCTTTCTGCGTGTCACCAGTAAAACGCTTCTAGCTGAAAAGGTTTTACTAATGTTCCCTGAAAAACGTTTCCAGCTGGAAGTGTTTTTCCCTGTGCTTTATTATTAGGTTTTTTggttgtttagggtttttagggttttaaattgataaaaattttaacctaataattgtaataattgaattcaatatttaaaatatttgtatttacaccaaatcatatactattttttattaaaaatcaaaacttggagtactgaaaaatatttttgacgagatgggttttgaaaaatatccTTGGAATCCCGTGATAACTGAAATGTTTCTGAAAAAATGCCTCGAATAGTGGGGGTTGAAATTTGTAGAGAAAAAATGCTCCAGGCAGGATGCACTGTTAGCAAAGTACTAAAAATGCTTCCAGCTGTACGCCCTTTCACTATTGCTGCTGACAGTGTATCCTACTTGGAGCACTTTTTCTCTACAAATTTCAACCCCATCTGGGGCATTTtttcataatcaaatttgaaGAAGTTCAGAAAAATAGAAGTTCGCAGGGAAGGCATAAGTTGGAGCAACGATactatttgtataaaaattaagcaTAAGTATTACTTTTTtgtgttaatatttatttgaaacattatattttttgcataatatttttgttttgaacttCTCTTGACaaataatttggttaaaaatgagtgaacggattaatgttattatttattatgacgGTGAGGTCTGTGACACTGAGAACGacgtggttttttttttatcggAGAACATAACGAGACTAGCTTTTAACTAGAACATAGAGTTGCCAGAACTTCGAAAAAGAATTAGGTGAAAATTCGTCGGATTTAGCCAGATGAGAGTATCATCTATTAAGTATTGATTTTGTGCTTCGGTCCATCCCATAAGATATGACGCTTTTGATATCAAAGGTACTTGGGGCTTGGAGGCGATGTTGCAGACGCACATCGACAGTGTATCACCGTTTCTCGAGTTAAATATAGAAATTTCAAGGCCAGATGAAGGCATTCAATCGTCAACACCTCTTCCTGTATGAGAGGCCAGACTAGTTGAAAATGCCAATAGTCCAACCACTTTGTTAGAAAGTTCCTATTATGATATCCTGGAATCATCAATGGGAAGACACTCATCTGTCTCGGCCTTAGATTTCAATCGCGGAAGGTAAAACACCGAACAATTGGGTTTTGGTGGTAGAATGGAATACATGACCTTTACACGACACTTAGTTAGTGAGTGGGACATGAACTTCGGTGGGTCGATATTCAATGCTGGGAATACTTACTGGGGAATGGCAGcaacttctagtggttggcaatcgaCATGTGATTCTGGATGTTTTGACACGAATACGAGAAgagatgatgtactccctacgatgTCTATCGGCGAGGGGACATCCATCATGACAAATGTTGGTGGGTCCGAGAATGAAGATGGTAATAAATCCGATGTGGATCCAATCCAAGAGCCAAGTGTTGACGGTTCAGAAAttgcattattttctaaatcaaAGCCTGTTCTAACTGAACCAAAAGACTGTGAAAGGGGtgaagatgatgaagaagaagatccatGATTCACGTTGTACTCGCCTCCAGCCGACATGCATAATGTTGATCTATCGGTAGAGGATGGGTTGGAGTTTACAAAACTACCACACAAGAAGCTGAGCCACACAAGTTCTTCGTTGGATTCAGGTGATTTGGAAGTGGGCAAGGAGTTTTCCACTAAAGATGGTTTTCTCACTACAATGAATCTATACAGAATTAagatgttgggaaatgtgctcatattgtagtaaacatatAACTGTTtgctatttatttgaacgatgaataaataaagttaatttcacatttcactattatgtattttgtattttctttctttcatattttgcatgcatagcaaaattgtgacaagcaaatattagctcattgattgtctaaagttcaaactgaagataagtggcattgtaaagaacgtttacattgcgagaaagacaacctactttagtagataatctaaatgagtccgtgatcccgtaaaagaatcaaagtgagcatttgattcaaatactgagaaggattattatgtcgtctacaattccaattggggagatggttagtcttggctattggagtaattgactccacgagtagagacatagatgtattcattggtagaatgagacattggactggacctaagatgaattaattttgaatttgtttgaaaattaattcacttgtgatgttcatagtgtgattTACCCAAATCCTGAGCTAGCCACTAACCATGCGTAtacaactcatgtgctttgatataaatagaggcttatactctaaagatgatcgagcccatagccgatatgttgggtacatgacttgtgtatggcatggctttactagcaacagtggaattcatagctcaattaaagagttaatgatatcctctcattggcattacgtggattaataaatatggaacgtggccacaAGTTGCTTGTTCTTGAATGAGCAATTTATCTtaatcatttgttgacagtggtcatattaataattaagaagacataatggtgacaatgagataaaataggattgtattgagtgaacgaatttaactcaaatgaattaatgatatcatatgagggtaacatacACATGATGAgatcattggacaaagcagttggatgaattgctttcgtaaagagtatacaataaggagttttcaatcatggtacttattgttgactgactccatgattaagtaattgtgaattattggaacgatgcttctagacataattgcaatcattaaagcctaattgtatatgtccgattggtccctctgctagctcaacaaaagctcgatcagaATGCATttgaattataagaaaattctacaactttgagaataatttaattgagttgatttattcgttatggaattaaattaggtggtcgtgaaaattgttcaactagagaattagattaaagaattttattgaataattaatttggaaaatctaagcgatttttgtaaaaattaattttgatcaagtaaaattaaattaatcaaatcaaataaaattaatatgatatttttggaagttaattttcaagtcagacaattgacCCAATAGGtaatttaacttgaaaattggacctgagatcgtaaattgggcccgGGAGCCCAAAACCGAGACCAGGACCCAAAAATTAGTTCACCCAGGCCCGATATATGAAATGGGACACAGTCCAACCGGTGGCTAGACTAGATCGGCCGGGTCGTCATTGACCTTGACCAAACTGGAAGTAGCCGAACTGGCTCGGGGTGCcgtaagggtgtcgcacctACATCGCCGAATATGGCGGTGCTGGTGGCTGCGATAGCGGCGTCCCAGTGGCCGGTGGCTATTGGTTGTCGGTGGTTGAGTAgaggaagagttacactccggCTGAaactctaccagagaatttgattttagattaactattccaaaaataatattattttaatagtttaatattaaatttaatttaatactcatcttaataatattttattaatttaatattaaagtgattatcttaatattaaatttaatctaatatttattttgtagataaccattatcttattttaataagatttaatattaaatttaatctaatatttgtcttgataaatattatattaatttaatactaaagtgattaagtttaatcatactTAAATTGTAATATCCTGCTTTTCAGTAGTCTTTGAAGCAGtaattttgggaccacaattttgtTATGTGAGGttgcattttattattaaattaattttatagggTTGCATTAGAGTTGTATAAAATTTTggtgaagaaattttaatgtgtggttgtttaattatttaaaaaaattaaattgtaaaagttgcaaaagttGGTTGCTATTAGTTAAATGGATTAAATGGCTTTGGAGATGCAAGTTaaaggacttagatggtaaatATACTATCCATATTGGTAGTGGACTTTTAAGGATGTTCCTTATTATAATATGggcaaattgataatttaaataaaagaaattaaaaataaaataataaaacaagtagAATCATAATCTTCCACCATTCTTAGCCGAATTTGAGAAGAGAAGAAAGCCATTTTTTTCAAGCTAGGTTCGGCAATTTCCATTGCTTGCATGTAAGCTCATTTTAATttcgtttcttgtaatttttatatttttgaagtcgttgtaaCTAGAATTAGTTATTCCATACCTTCGTTTTTTAAATTGTCAAAGATTTTagatgttgccattgatgaatatttaatattttagatgttaaatattgaaattgaagtGTTAGTTGTTGATTTTGAGTAAATTATAAAGTGGTTTTGTTGGTTTtgagttaaaaattaatttgttaaaataataaattttacttgGAATTCATGTGAATTTCAAATAAATGTGGGCTGGTTATGGAAGGGTAAAAATTCGGCTAACTTGagtatttttttgtaaagtttgcTAATTTTggagattttaagtttagggactaaattatgaaaaatataaaagtttaggaaaaaatgtgtaaataattaGAAGTTAAGGGTCAAGTGTGCTGAATTGAATGTGAAACTAATAGATtgtatttgattattattagaTCAAGAACTAAACAAAAAAGACGACAActgaggaaaaggaaaaattgcaGAGTAATCCCTACTCTGTAATCGGAAGTGAtcgtaggtaagttcatagtgatGTGTCTTATAAGTGtgaatcatttattattatattattgtgCTTTTCGTTAAGTATTGGTTATatgtgaaatttaaatttactttaatGAATGATATATTATGGATAATTTCAAATAAGTACATGTTTATGAAATACATTGATGTGAGGAAAACGTATTAGAGTAAATAGTTTATGTATATTGCCTGGCTGAATCTAGTAACCGTGTAGGatatgattggcatgccaatagggttagtatGCGCGCTTGTACGATATGCGTGCTTGTACGGGATTTGCATTTCGATGCCTCTATATACACTTTCGGTGCTCCTGTTTACACTACGGTGCCCCTGTCTGCACATTTGTGCCCCTGTTTGCACTTCGATACCCCTGTTATGCATCTATGATGTTTctagtgtggtgtagttacctgAGTATCCGAGTCGAGTTACTTAGTTCATCGGGCTAAGTGCTAATGGATTATACATTTGGTTTATGGATCGAAATGTGATACATATTAAAGATGCATAAAGATATGAAACGTTAATTGAATTTACCTGTTGACATGATTATATACTAGTACATCTATGTTAATGAAATGTTTCTTATGGAAATGGCAAGCTAGTTGTACAGAAGATTATCATGATGTATTTATGTTATGAGATTAAGAGCTAATACGAGCAGTGGATATGTATTGGATTAGCGGGAATtgtatattatttctttatattttgatgtCAAGTAAGTTAAGATTAATTTGATGCTTTTAagctatgaacttactaagcttcttaAGCTTACTCGTTTCACTTATGTTCTTTTGTAGTTACTTTAATTGCGGACTGACTGGATGGATCAAAgggaagctcacactatccagccatttggtagtttttgtattttggtCTTCGGGTGtgaaatgtatatatgtttttgttgtgaatatgttaaatgttaggtTGATATATTATACCTAAATGAAAATTGGTTATGGTTGTGTTTAAGTTGGCTTAAAGATTAGATCTTGGTATTAATGCTTATGTATGGCATGCTATTATGCATGTCTTTATTATAATCCTTGGGGTTGAATTGAATATGTTTGGTTAATGTGGTTTATATGATAATTTTGGGATAAGGATTTAgtatgaaatgatgaattgaatGAACTTGATTATGATGCCTTTTAATGGTATATTGGTTAGTTATTATAGGATAGTTGAATTAACTTGTTTTGTAGTAAAAATGAATATGTTATTAGATGGTATGTGCAATTGGTGTGTATTGAGTTTTGAACTTGTGATTTTTACCGTTTAAGCTTAGGTATCAATACCTCATCACTTAGTATCGATAATTGGCTTTGGGAAAAACTTTTCAGAGAAACATAATGCTAAAATAGTATCAATTTTTagttaagtatcgatacttgtatATAAAGTATGGATACCACAAATTAGTTATCGGCACCACtgtttttagtttgaaaacaatataacaatttggtattatttttcaattaggtatcattttggtattgatacatctacgaattttattaattattttcaactttaaaattGGGGTTTGTTAAATGTTTGAAAGATATGTTTGCATCCTTTAAACTCGAGTTAAGGTATATAAAAGTGTTTGTAGGCTATTCTTGACAAGTGTTAcaatttgaaattgttttggcaaactttaaatttgattgaaacatGTCATTTTACTAATATCATCGAAGGTGGTAGTCATATAATAGTTAAATACTCAACATTAATAATCAGAATAGTCTTGTTATGTATCCAACTTCTAGCTTTCAAGAGGGAATAAATAgtaatagtttttattatttgaatgcCAAAGTTTTGAATTGTTCTGTAATGCCTGTAACTCTAATCTGGCGATAGAGAaaggtttagggtgttacataaactctctaaactctccctatataaagagagcattgggtaattatttatacacacttgaattcaagagaaagttgtagagagaaaattctctgaagagattattccataaaatttttagagatatttttct harbors:
- the LOC105763584 gene encoding uncharacterized protein LOC105763584 isoform X1 is translated as MAHCVLAPTPIHFQFHSRRTGFLRCFSESALKSPLPYPIHPRFTPRIFCNYDDSNRNSQTQSSSLQLYRDIERLLTDTVRQSQGAWGSSSDWSQVEGAWILKPKGSKPKSVVHFIGGIFVGAAPQLTYRLFLERLSEKGVLVIATPYASGFDYFFIADEVQFKFDRCLRFLQETVHDLPTFGIGHSLGSVIHLLIGSRYGLQRSGNVLMAFNNKEASVAIPLFSPVLVPMAQSIGPFLSQIASTPTIRMGAELTLKQLESLSPPIMKQVLPLVEQLPPLYMDLVKGREDFTPKPEETRQLIKSYYGISRNLLIKFKDDTIDETPNLAQVLSSESAISSMLDMSIRLLPGDHGLPLQQALPDVPPAMADAVNRGSEFLANLSVGTPWETVAKEVSNTLGVDSPVVRAEISKDVNTLVDVIISWMASNSGAKLLNP
- the LOC105763584 gene encoding uncharacterized protein LOC105763584 isoform X2, whose amino-acid sequence is MAHCVLAPTPIHFQFHSRRTGFLRCFSESALKSPLPYPIHPRFTPRIFCNYDDSNRNSQTQSSSLQLYRDIERLLTDTVRQSQGAWGSSSDWSQVEGAWILKPKGSKPKSVVHFIGGIFVGAAPQLTYRLFLERLSEKGVLVIATPYASGFDYFFIADEVQFKFDRCLRFLQETVHDLPTFGIGHSLGSVIHLLIGSRYGLQRSGNVLMAFNNKEASVAIPLFSPVLVPMAQSIGPFLSQIASTPTIRMGIKSYYGISRNLLIKFKDDTIDETPNLAQVLSSESAISSMLDMSIRLLPGDHGLPLQQALPDVPPAMADAVNRGSEFLANLSVGTPWETVAKEVSNTLGVDSPVVRAEISKDVNTLVDVIISWMASNSGAKLLNP